Proteins from a single region of Platichthys flesus chromosome 16, fPlaFle2.1, whole genome shotgun sequence:
- the LOC133970674 gene encoding trinucleotide repeat-containing gene 6B protein-like isoform X1, whose amino-acid sequence MEDKKKKKEDKKKRETSQKGPEQKIKVPESAKPSCSQPLATPGPVSPSPGPAAPSSPSPGAAGVSAQVPTGGGNNAKQRTAVANGQPSSSPSGSQTSQQQRYMSREVPPRFRSQQDHKVLLKRGQPPLSSMLLGGGGGGGEGGTGGGSGWAATPLVSSQGADNPNASTAGGTDSNLGSSSPSPPNSSSLCVAALSSSSTTTTSTYANSTWGSGSGSQSSSQGCGTVIVDGTDLEDWPSILGGAKLSSDVAGGGVQEQDCPGNNNSSASWSERSIQQKGGTAGGGAGNMDNPSPPRSSPPLSSSSSLNECVQSSDVWGSSTSSQVEAGLGSAAFYNSKVSHLLPGPQESPVGGSSSVPGANFNPNMNPSAWPALVQGGTSTSASEGLPLHSSITSASSFSASTTPITTHSLSSVNQTGLHQQHTEITVPARSGEPQHLGNPELGSSGGARGGAGPNQEGGDEKGCGVSSIEEEGSGNLSGSSSSSLPASSSWRSMPPVSSDLSSGVSPADGWGGGGTAAQGQEGNAWGFSSQGEKAGWGKGNDGGSNTPVVSQGAWEGGSSDAEWAGTRGSVTLTNLAIGSGRAGDVSSSNSSSSGGSIGGSVLQDSAAPKFETMTKAWDNQTGVESGDKAVCEWGGGGGGGGQPEGTGGGAPSSSSGGGSTAGSGGEGAGGSHKQDQASPVDNRSPQTSNAEVALLGMLNRSDLDPRVLSNMGWGQTQIRQNVAWDMDTPAAAAGGGGNRKQRSTSSSSAFSSATSRGPGYPSNTSSVTNDPSSGSHTAILNSGPAPVKDGCDGDATQSTCGTHVHGSIIRKPGLPEEDIKGNPGKAAGGWGDLPPETQGKGWGTDEQPQWRDHRGGGNRRDTGNQGSEWTDGPEEKGTGGWKGTGRGETGGWGGQAGGGGDWGQRDSKPGGGWGDGRGDGRGDGRGDGRGDGRGRGGSNSDEGSSWGNMDEGGSQRGGWEGGDGGASKSHQDWGSAKPHTAAAQIPNSQVAPMKAPNQQQHQSQGQPPPGGPMQGGWNSRSNVGGRDGGGGPPSKNQNQSVGWTAGPIPQVSGGGGDAMETSGWEEPSPQSISRKMEIDDGTSAWGDPVRYKSKNVNLWDKNSAPPSQSHAQQAPPPGMQQQQQPPRRQQAMQQGMQHSRDANSRSAAAGPGMWGGGAPSGDNGNTNWGQAPDATTGWGDQEEPSKPSGWGNPPPNPGKPAGPKSMESWGGKGEPSVAASRHASWDEEDDGGGGVWNNTTNQGNSSSYNSGGWGQSHGGKRGNMKSGGGDSWMNPVSRQFSNMGLLGDDPSDDKKMEGDKRGMSDYNGEMRRGGRGGGGYRMPSSKDMGPGDMGPYGEKMGGHGGFAGSGGGMAPPRGMHQPGMHPMNPQGLRAQVPHQFLSAQVPGPMLKQMPSPGSSVGGVVGGVGGVGSVGSVGGVGGGVIPPQLSPQQLAMLSNIYPHVQQFHLACQLLLQQQQQQQQQQLLQNQRKFPQPQPLRQQADPQQLARIMAILQQQRQHQQGGVGGAGTGGPGSKLSPSHLGAGLSKQPMVDSLQHPGMGGPLSDHHAKSQGMYSGLAPGGNMSGMELGPMMGGMKETGGQQSRFKWMMEGHSPAPSPPNPSLHKNGPLPSSLKVRGGSPYSQYEMLGGDGLGIPPQGPADNWHRTPGSKMGNKPAISSWPPEFQPGVPWKGIQSGGDPESDPYMTPGSVLGSPGPPSLNDSDHQLLRDNIGPNPSLNTSLPSPGAWPYSASDSLLSNAHSTGKYSEYKPSWPPEPIGQNKFWKTNRNSSHLPRPPPGLTNQKQASPSPWGSGGPRLARSWGGGGMNQESRYGPGSAWSDGTASRGSCWLLLSNLTPQIDGSTLRTICMQHGPLLTFHLGLTQGSALIRYSSRQEAAKAQGALHMCVLGNTTILAEFVSEEEVARYFAHSQAGGTEGAGSGGPPASGMQGSSGTGTSVANSGGSSPGSERAPAGTTSGGNGNGGGGEGGTAGLGSVRSSGSGWQSLDGTGSSSDTSSAQGPGLGIFSQWSTNGSGEGGGVGGGEGGRSGLWGGMTAGYPSSSMWGAPQMEERHQMDSPAALLPGDLLGGGADSI is encoded by the exons ATGGaagacaagaaaaagaagaaagaagataAGAAGAAAAGGGAAACCTCTCAGAAG GGGCCAGAACAAAAAATCAAAG TGCCAGAATCAGCCAAACCCTCCTGCTCCCAGCCGCTCGCCACCCCAGGCCCTGTGTCCCCCAGCCCTGGCCCCGCTGCCCCCTCATCCCCCAGTCCTGGTGCCGCTGGGGTTTCTGCACAAGTTCCTACTGGTGGTGGGAACAATGCAAAGCAGCGGACTGCTGTGGCCAACGGacagccctcctcctctccctctggaaGCCAGACCTCCCAGCAGCAGCGATATATGTCCAGAGAGGTTCCACCAAGATTTCGCAGCCAGCAGGACCACAAAGTGTTACTGAAGAGAGGCCAGCCACCGCTGTCCTCCATGCTgctggggggaggaggaggaggaggggagggaggcacAGGAGGCGGCAGTGGCTGGGCAGCCACCCCTCTTGTGTCCTCACAGGGAGCAGATAACCCCAATGCAAGCACAGCTGGAGGCACAG ATTCCAACCTGGGTTCATCCTCCCCTTCACCCCCCAACTCATCTTCATTATGTGTTGCTGCTCTGTCGTCttcttctactactactacttcaaCTTATGCAAATTCCACATGGGGGTCGGGCTCTGGCAGCCAGTCCTCTTCTCAGGGCTGCGGGACGGTGATTGTGGATGGGACTGACCTGGAGGATTGGCCAAGCATCCTAGGCGGGGCCAAATTGAGTTCTGACGTGGCTGGAGGAGGGGTGCAGGAGCAAGACTGCCCCGGTAACAACAACAGTAGTGCCTCATGGAGTGAGAGAAGCATCCAGCAGAAGGGAGGAacggcaggaggaggagcagggaacATGGACAATCCTTCCCCACCtcgttcttctcctcctctttcctcctcttcctcgcttaATGAATGTGTTCAGTCAAGTGATGTGTGGggctcttccacctcctctcagGTGGAGGCAGGGTTAGGATCAGCAGCATTTTACAATTCCAAAGTCTCCCATCTTCTACCTGGGCCCCAGGAGAGCCCTGTgggtggcagcagcagtgtccCTGGTGCCAATTTTAACCCCAACATGAACCCCTCTGCCTGGCCTGCCCTGGTGCAAGGTGGGACATCAACTTCGGCTAGCGAAGGCCTTCCACTGCACTCGTCCATTACTTCAGCTTCCTCGTTCTCTGCCAGCACCACCCCCATCACCACTCATTCTCTTTCATCTGTGAATCAAACTGGTCTTCATCAGCAGCATACTGAGATAACTGTTCCGGCCAGAAGTGGAGAACCGCAGCACTTAGGAAACCCGGAGCTGGGTTCAAGTGggggagcaagaggaggagcaggaccaAATCAAGAAGGTGGTGATGAGAAAGGTTGTGGGGTCTCTAGTATTGAGGAAGAAGGGAGTGGAAATCTTTCTggctcctcatcttcctccttaCCTGCCTCTTCTTCGTGGAGATCCATGCCACCAGTGTCCTCTGACCTCAGTTCAGGCGTGTCACCGGCCGATGGGTGGGGTGGAGGAGGCACTGCAGCTCAGGGGCAGGAAGGGAATGCGTGGGGCTTTAGTAGCCAGGGAGAGAAGGCAGGCTGGGGTAAGGGAAATGACGGTGGTTCAAATACCCCAGTGGTATCTCAGGGAGCATGGGAAGGAGGCAGTTCAGACGCAGAGTGGGCTGGAACAAGGGGCAGTGTAACTTTGACTAACTTAGCAATAGGAAGTGGAAGAGCGGGAGatgtgagcagcagcaacagcagcagtagtGGAGGCAGTATTGGGGGCAGTGTTCTGCAGGACTCTGCCGCACCAAAGTTTGAAACTATGACAAAAGCTTGGGACAATCAGACAGGGGTGGAGAGTGGCGACAAAGCAGTTTGTGagtggggtggaggaggagggggaggggggcagcCGGAAGGCACTGGAGGTGGAGCACCTTCATCCTCTAGCGGAGGAGGGTCCACAGCTGGAAGTGGTGGAGAAGGGGCTGGTGGCAGTCACAAGCAGGACCAAGCCTCACCTGTAGACAACCGCTCCCCCCAGACCTCCAATGCTGAAGTGGCCTTACTTGGCATGCTCAATCGATCTGACCTGGACCCCAGAGTACTGTCTAACATGGGCTGGGGGCAGACCCAGATTCGACAGAATGTGGCCTGGGACATGGAcaccccagcagcagcagcaggaggaggaggaaaccgGAAGCAAAGAAGtacttcatcttcctctgcatTCTCATCAGCAACTAGTCGTGGTCCCGGGTACCCCTCTAATACCAGTTCAGTAACTAATGATCCATCCTCTGGCAGTCACACGGCCATCCTAAACTCTGGGCCTGCTCCAGTGAAGGATGGCTGCGATGGTGATGCCACACAGTCAACCTGTGGTACTCATGTGCATGGTAGCATTATAAGGAAGCCAGGACTGCCAGAAGAAGATATCAAGGGCAACCCAGGGAAGGCAGCTGGAGGCTGGGGTGATCTTCCACCCGAAACCCAGGGCAAAGGATGGGGGACTGACGAACAACCACAATGGAGggatcacagaggaggagggaacagGAGAGACACTGGAAATCAGGGTAGCGAGTGGACCGATGGTCCAGAGGAAAAAGGGACAGGGGGATGGAAGGGGACtggaagaggggagacaggtggtTGGGGAGGACAggctggagggggaggagactgGGGACAGAGGGACTCGAAGCCTGGAGGTGGGTGGGGAGATGGGCGGGGAGATGGGCGGGGAGATGGGAGAGGAGATGGGCGGGGAGATGGGCGAGGCCGAGGTGGAAGCAACTCTGATGAGGGATCTTCCTGGGGTAATATGGATGAGGGGGGGTCTCAGCGAGGAGGATGGGAAGGGGGGGATGGGGGTGCAAGCAAATCCCACCAAGATTGGGGGAGTGCCAAGccccacacagcagcagcacagatacCAAACAGCCAAGTGGCACCAATGAAAGCCCCAAATCAACAGCAGCACCAATCACAGGGCCAGCCGCCACCAGGAGGTCCCATGCAAGGTGGGTGGAACAGCCGGTCCAATgttggagggagagatggaggtggaggtccACCATCCAAGAATCAGAACCAAAGTGTGGGCTGGACCGCTGGCCCAATCCCCCAAGTCTCTGGAGGTGGGGGGGATGCCATGGAGACCAGTGGCTGGGAAGAACCCTCCCCTCAGTCCATCAGTCGTAAGATGGAAATCGATGATGGCACTTCTGCCTGGGGAGACCCTGTCCGCTACAAAAGCAAGAATGTGAACTTGTGGGACAAGAACAGTGCTCCCCCCAGTCAAAGCCACGCTCAGCAGGCCCCCCCTCCAggcatgcagcagcagcagcaaccccCCAGAAGGCAGCAAGCGATGCAGCAAGGGATGCAGCACAGCAGGGACGCTAACTCACGCAGTGCCGCAGCGG GTCCGGGTATGTGGGGAGGAGGTGCACCATCTGGGGATAATGGTAATACTAACTGGGGCCAGGCGCCGGATGCAACAACAGGCTGGGGGGATCAAGAGGAACCCAGCAAACCTTCtggctgggggaaccctccacCCAACCCTGGTAAACCTG CAGGCCCCAAGTCGATGGAAAGCTGGGGTGGGAAGGGAGAGCCCTCCGTTGCAGCCTCCCGTCACGCCAGCTGGGATGAGGAAGACGATGGTGGTGGAGGGGTCTGGAACAACACGACCAACCAGGGCAACAGCTCCTCCTACAACTCTGGAGGCTGGGGTCAGAGTCATGGAGGCAAGAGAGGCAACATGAAG AGTGGAGGTGGGGACAGCTGGATGAACCCAGTTTCACGTCAGTTTTCAAACATGGGTCTTCTG GGTGATGATCCAAGTGATGACAAAAAGATGGAAGGAGACAAGAGAGGAATGAGCGACTATAACGGAGAGATGCGTAGGGGAGGAAGAGGCGGAGGAGGTTACCGCATGCCTAGTTCCAAAGACATGGGTCCCGGTGACATGGGGCCGTATGGAGAAAAG ATGGGTGGCCATGGAGGGTTTGCTGGCAGTGGCGGAGGAATGGCTCCACCTCGAGGGATGCACCAACCGGGCATGCATCCGATGAACCCCCAGGGGCTACGTGCTCAAGTGCCTCATCAGTTCCTCTCTGCACAG GTGCCGGGTCCTATGCTGAAGCAGATGCCTTCTCCTGGTAGCAGTGTGGGTGGAGTGGTTGGTGGAGTGGGAGGTGTCGGCAGCGTCGGAAGTGTCGGTGGTGTTGGTGGAGGGGTGATCCCTCCTCAACTTTCCCCACAGCAGCTAGCAATGCTCAGCAACATTTACCCCCATGTGCAGCAGTTCCATCTG GCTTGTCAGCTCcttctacagcagcagcagcagcagcaacaacagcagctcctgcagaacCAGAGGAAGTTCCCTCAGCCTCAGCCTCTCAGGCAGCAGGCAGACCCACAGCAG CTGGCGAGGATTATGGCTATTcttcagcagcagaggcagcatcAGCAGGGTGGGGTTGGAGGAGCTGGAACAGGAGGACCGGGCTCCAAACTGTCCCCTTCTCACCTGGGAGCAGGCCTCTCCAAACAGCCCATGGTTGACTCCCTTCAACATCCTGGAATGGGGGGGCCCTTATCAGACCATCATGCCAAATCACAAGGGATGTACTCTG GGCTTGCCCCTGGTGGTAACATGTCAGGGATGGAGCTTGGTCCCATGATGGGAGGGATGAAGGAAACCGGAGGACAGCAGTCCAGATTCAAGTGGATGATGGAGGGACACTCCCCAGCGCCCTCTCCCCCCAACCCAAGCCTTCATAAGAACG GCCCGTTACCCAGTTCTCTTAAGGTGAGAGGAGGATCCCCTTACTCCCAGTATGAAATGCTGGGCGGTGATGGTTTAGGGATTCCCCCACAGGGCCCTGCAGACAACTGGCATCGAACTCCCGGCAGTAAAATGGGGAACAAACCTGCCATATCCAGCTGGCCTCCAG AGTTCCAGCCTGGGGTGCCCTGGAAGGGAATCCAGAGTGGTGGAGACCCAGAGTCTGACCCCTACATGACTCCTGGTAGTGTTCTTGGCTCCCCAGGACCCCCAAGCCTCAACGACTCTGACCACCAGTTACTACGAGACAACATAG GGCCAAACCCTTCCCTCAACACCTCGCTGCCTTCACCTGGTGCCTGGCCCTACAGTGCCTCAGACAGCCTGCTCAGCAATGCACACAGCACag GAAAGTACTCGGAGTACAAGCCCAGCTGGCCCCCAGAGCCCATCGGACAAAACAAGTTTTGGAAAACCAATCGCAACAGCTCTCATCTGCCACGCCCCCCTCCTGGCTTAACTAATCAGAAGCAGGCCTCGCCCTCCCCATGGGGCAGTGGGGGCCCACGGTTGGCCCGGAgctggggaggaggtgggatgaaTCAAGAGTCGAGATATGGGCCAG GCTCAGCTTGGAGCGATGGCACGGCCTCCAGAGGCAGCTGCTGGTTGCTGCTGAGTAACCTGACCCCGCAG ATCGATGGCTCCACACTGAGGACTATCTGCATGCAGCATGGCCCCCTGCTGACGTTCCATCTTGGCCTGACCCAGGGCAGCGCTCTGATTCGCTACAGCAGCCGGCAGGAAGCAGCCAAGGCCCAGGGTGCACTACACAT GTGTGTTTTGGGCAACACCACAATCCTGGCGGAGTTTGTGAGTGAGGAGGAAGTTGCTCGCTATTTTGCACATTCCCAGGccggagggacagagggggcCGGCTCAGGAGGGCCCCCGGCCAGTGGAATGCAGGGCTCGTCTGGTACAGGCACCTCTGTGGCCAACAGTGGTGGTAGCTCCCCCGGGAGTGAGCGGGCACCAGCGGGTACAACTTCAGGTGGAAATGGAAATGGAGGAGGCGGGGAAGGTGGAACAGCGGGTCTAGGTAGTGTGAGGTCCTCCGGGTCTGGCTGGCAAAGTCTCGATGGTACTGGCAGTTCTTCAGACACCTCTTCAGCCCAAGGACCCGGGCTAGGGATATTTTCCCAGTGGAGCACGAATGGgtcaggggagggaggaggtgtcgGGGGAGGTGAGGGTGGGAGGTCTGGCCTCTGGGGTGGCATGACTGCCGGATaccccagcagcagcatgtggGGGGCACCACAAATGGAGGAAAGGCACCAAATGGACAGCCCTGCTGCATTGTTGCCTGGTGACCTGCTGGGGGGAGGAGCTGACTCCATCTGA